From Bosea sp. NBC_00550, the proteins below share one genomic window:
- a CDS encoding GntR family transcriptional regulator: MNQPEQEPREGEPLKLRERAYASFTERLLAREIKPGQFVTQRELVAMTGFPLGAIRELIPRLEAEGLIKTVPQRGMQVAHVDLNLIRNAFQFRLFLEKEATALYARNATDEEIAEQRVRHEAIVARAEAGGDERLIEDAEDIDRLMHEAIIDHLDNDIVSQAFRVTWLKIRLIRQYETRIHNSIIVPVMQDHLAIIAAVETRDPERAAEAMAAHIGNARTRAMQY, translated from the coding sequence GTGAACCAGCCGGAGCAGGAACCGCGCGAAGGCGAACCGCTGAAGCTGAGGGAGCGCGCCTATGCCTCCTTCACCGAGCGGCTGCTGGCGCGCGAGATCAAGCCCGGCCAGTTCGTGACCCAGCGCGAGCTCGTCGCGATGACCGGCTTTCCGCTCGGCGCGATCCGCGAGCTGATCCCGCGACTGGAGGCAGAGGGGCTGATCAAGACCGTGCCGCAGCGCGGCATGCAGGTTGCCCATGTCGACCTCAACCTGATCCGCAACGCCTTCCAGTTCCGGCTCTTCCTCGAGAAGGAGGCGACGGCGCTCTATGCGCGCAACGCCACGGATGAGGAGATCGCCGAGCAGCGGGTGCGGCACGAGGCGATCGTCGCCCGCGCCGAAGCGGGCGGCGACGAGCGCCTGATCGAGGACGCCGAGGACATCGACCGGCTGATGCACGAGGCGATCATCGATCACCTCGACAACGACATCGTCAGCCAGGCCTTCCGCGTGACCTGGCTCAAGATCCGCCTGATCCGGCAATACGAGACGCGCATCCACAACAGCATCATCGTGCCGGTGATGCAGGACCATCTCGCGATCATCGCGGCGGTCGAGACGCGCGATCCCGAGCGCGCGGCCG
- a CDS encoding dihydrodipicolinate synthase family protein yields the protein MATDKNRFGLSCAITTPMREGGGVDLPRLVKHARHVLSQGCDSVTLFGTTGEGAALGLPARTAMMGALIGAGIDPARQIYAGIAAASMHEAVEQAGLALDAGAKGLLVAPPFYFKGVSDEGLYVWFSQFFEKLGGSARNVILYHIPSVTAVDISVGLVQRLKTTFPGLVIGVKDSSGSYANTEALLKAHGELAILVGDERQLAKAVRNGAEGTICGLANLVPGLLRPMVYEGKDSPVVNALVDEICSHPVLAAVKALTGHIHGDPGYGAMRPPLEALDEATRKRLFAAFDSISQAKAA from the coding sequence ATGGCCACCGACAAGAACCGCTTCGGCCTTTCCTGCGCGATCACCACCCCGATGCGGGAGGGTGGCGGCGTCGACCTGCCGCGTCTCGTCAAGCATGCACGGCACGTGCTTTCCCAGGGCTGCGACTCGGTCACGCTGTTCGGCACGACGGGCGAGGGCGCGGCGCTCGGCCTGCCCGCGCGGACGGCTATGATGGGCGCGCTGATCGGGGCGGGTATCGATCCTGCCCGGCAGATCTATGCCGGCATCGCGGCGGCCTCCATGCATGAGGCGGTTGAGCAGGCCGGGCTGGCGCTGGATGCCGGGGCGAAGGGCCTGCTGGTCGCGCCGCCGTTCTACTTCAAGGGCGTCAGCGACGAGGGGCTCTATGTCTGGTTCTCGCAGTTCTTCGAGAAACTGGGAGGCTCGGCCCGCAACGTCATCCTCTACCACATTCCTTCGGTGACGGCGGTCGATATCAGTGTCGGGCTGGTGCAGCGCCTCAAGACGACGTTCCCCGGGCTCGTCATCGGCGTCAAGGATTCCTCGGGCAGCTATGCCAATACCGAGGCGCTGCTGAAGGCGCATGGCGAGCTCGCCATCCTGGTCGGGGACGAGCGCCAGCTTGCCAAGGCGGTGCGCAATGGTGCTGAGGGCACGATCTGCGGCCTCGCCAATCTGGTGCCGGGCCTGCTGCGCCCGATGGTCTACGAGGGCAAGGACAGCCCGGTGGTGAACGCGCTGGTCGACGAGATCTGCTCGCACCCGGTGCTGGCGGCGGTGAAGGCTTTGACCGGCCATATCCATGGCGATCCCGGCTATGGCGCGATGCGCCCGCCGCTGGAGGCGCTGGACGAGGCGACCCGCAAGCGGCTCTTCGCCGCCTTCGATTCGATCTCGCAGGCGAAAGCCGCCTGA